In a single window of the Zea mays cultivar B73 chromosome 5, Zm-B73-REFERENCE-NAM-5.0, whole genome shotgun sequence genome:
- the LOC100191289 gene encoding Glycine-rich RNA-binding protein RZ1C-like, producing the protein MEGKEEGRIFVGGLSWQTDERKLQDAFGRFGKVVDVQIMLERHTYRHRGFGFVTFEDRRAVDSAIKEMRGQELDGRTISVNKAEPKMNTDDTRFDSGGGRGEYRGGRGDGPPPGNCYECGRPGHWVRDCPSAAGGRSGRFPSKFSGGGRGDRFSGSDRFNDRYMDDRYDGGRYGYRDQVDARDKYGGGRDRYANDRYPAGGDHFDGDRYGGGLDRYAPNGYGRERERSYERDGVRGGGGYDRSGSRGGGSYDRDGPRGGKGGGYVRDGPRGGVADRYGGGGPARYDGGSYRERPGPYDRPSRGGGRFDERH; encoded by the exons ATGGAGGGGAAGGAGGAAGGTCGGATCTTCGTGGGCGGCCTGTCGTGGCAAACGGACGAGCGCAAGCTTCAGGACGCCTTTGGTCGCTTCGGCAAGGTCGTCGATGTTCAG ATCATGCTGGAGAGACACACATACCGCCACAGGGGCTTTGGCTTCGTGACATTCGAAGATCGAAGGGCAGTTGACAGCGCTATCAAAGAGATGCGTGGCCAAGAGTTAGATGGTCGTACCATCTCAGTGAACAAGGCTGAGCCTAAGATGAATACAGATGACACAAGGTTCGACAGTGGCGGTGGACGAGGAGAATATCGAGGTGGTAGAGGTGATGGTCCACCCCCTGGCAATTGCTATGAGTGTGGCCGTCCTGGTCATTGGGTCCGTGACTGCCCTAGTGCTGCTGGTGGTCGTTCTGGCAGATTCCCATCCAAGTTCAGTGGTGGTGGCAGAGGAGACCGCTTTTCTGGATCAGATAGGTTTAATGATCGTTACATGGATGATCGTTATGATGGTGGTCGTTATGGGTACCGTGATCAAGTTGATGCAAGGGACAAGTATGGTGGGGGCCGAGATCGTTATGCCAATGATCGCTACCCCGCTGGTGGCGATCACTTTGACGGAGACAGGTATGGAGGTGGCCTGGATCGGTACGCACCGAATGGTTATGGGAGGGAACGAGAAAGAAGTTACGAGAGAGATGGAGTTCGTGGCGGCGGTGGCTATGATAGGAGTGGCTCAAGAGGTGGTGGAAGCTATGACAGGGATGGCCCTAGAGGCGGCAAGGGTGGTGGCTATGTCAGGGATGGCCCACGCGGTGGTGTTGCTGATCGTTATGGTGGTGGAGGACCTGCACGCTATGATGGTGGAAGTTACAGGGAGAGGCCTGGGCCATATGATCGCCCTAGCAGGGGAGGAGGTCGTTTTGATGAACGCCACTGA
- the LOC100191289 gene encoding glycine-rich RNA-binding protein RZ1C-like isoform X1: MLERHTYRHRGFGFVTFEDRRAVDSAIKEMRGQELDGRTISVNKAEPKMNTDDTRFDSGGGRGEYRGGRGDGPPPGNCYECGRPGHWVRDCPSAAGGRSGRFPSKFSGGGRGDRFSGSDRFNDRYMDDRYDGGRYGYRDQVDARDKYGGGRDRYANDRYPAGGDHFDGDRYGGGLDRYAPNGYGRERERSYERDGVRGGGGYDRSGSRGGGSYDRDGPRGGKGGGYVRDGPRGGVADRYGGGGPARYDGGSYRERPGPYDRPSRGGGRFDERH, translated from the coding sequence ATGCTGGAGAGACACACATACCGCCACAGGGGCTTTGGCTTCGTGACATTCGAAGATCGAAGGGCAGTTGACAGCGCTATCAAAGAGATGCGTGGCCAAGAGTTAGATGGTCGTACCATCTCAGTGAACAAGGCTGAGCCTAAGATGAATACAGATGACACAAGGTTCGACAGTGGCGGTGGACGAGGAGAATATCGAGGTGGTAGAGGTGATGGTCCACCCCCTGGCAATTGCTATGAGTGTGGCCGTCCTGGTCATTGGGTCCGTGACTGCCCTAGTGCTGCTGGTGGTCGTTCTGGCAGATTCCCATCCAAGTTCAGTGGTGGTGGCAGAGGAGACCGCTTTTCTGGATCAGATAGGTTTAATGATCGTTACATGGATGATCGTTATGATGGTGGTCGTTATGGGTACCGTGATCAAGTTGATGCAAGGGACAAGTATGGTGGGGGCCGAGATCGTTATGCCAATGATCGCTACCCCGCTGGTGGCGATCACTTTGACGGAGACAGGTATGGAGGTGGCCTGGATCGGTACGCACCGAATGGTTATGGGAGGGAACGAGAAAGAAGTTACGAGAGAGATGGAGTTCGTGGCGGCGGTGGCTATGATAGGAGTGGCTCAAGAGGTGGTGGAAGCTATGACAGGGATGGCCCTAGAGGCGGCAAGGGTGGTGGCTATGTCAGGGATGGCCCACGCGGTGGTGTTGCTGATCGTTATGGTGGTGGAGGACCTGCACGCTATGATGGTGGAAGTTACAGGGAGAGGCCTGGGCCATATGATCGCCCTAGCAGGGGAGGAGGTCGTTTTGATGAACGCCACTGA